One window of the Leptospira koniambonensis genome contains the following:
- a CDS encoding acyl-CoA thioesterase produces MELTIDKPVLSPHSFARIRFQDCDPFGHLNNARYMDYFLEARSEQLRETANFDFYDYGSSSGKSWVVSKVETQYLEPVKQNDVVKIVTRLIKLTSATIHNEYLLLDKEGNRLKAVLRAQFSFIDLQKGRPVRHDQEMMSFLGSFIFDEPGLEEGSFEDRVKQLRKQVSEGKYSQD; encoded by the coding sequence ATGGAATTGACGATTGATAAACCGGTGCTTTCCCCTCATAGTTTTGCAAGGATCCGTTTCCAGGATTGTGATCCTTTCGGTCATTTGAATAACGCAAGGTATATGGACTACTTTTTGGAAGCTCGTTCTGAGCAGTTAAGGGAGACTGCTAATTTTGATTTTTATGATTATGGTTCCAGCTCAGGTAAATCTTGGGTAGTGAGTAAGGTGGAGACTCAATATTTGGAACCGGTCAAACAGAATGATGTGGTGAAAATTGTGACTCGTTTGATCAAGCTGACTTCTGCGACGATACATAACGAATACTTACTTTTAGATAAAGAAGGAAATCGTTTGAAGGCTGTCTTGAGAGCACAGTTTTCTTTTATTGATCTTCAAAAAGGACGTCCTGTTCGTCATGACCAAGAGATGATGTCTTTTTTAGGGAGTTTTATATTTGATGAACCCGGTTTGGAAGAAGGTTCTTTTGAGGACAGGGTAAAACAGTTGCGAAAACAAGTATCGGAGGGAAAATATTCCCAAGACTAA
- the map gene encoding type I methionyl aminopeptidase, with product MTVRNKEDLEALQRIGRITAETLVKMREAAKPGISTKELDRIAHSYFSKFGAKSAPQLMYKFPGYTCISLNTEIAHGIPSDRILKEGDLLNLDVSLELNGYFADTGFTLIVGKDDKGLSKLLDVSSEALKLALSGVKTGEKLNSIGRTIENTAKKNGFKVIRTLCGHGVGKSLHEEPFDICNYYEPRDKRILKSGQVIAVETFVSTGAEDFVEQSDGWTLKTPDGSFTAQFEHSVVVTERGPIILTAA from the coding sequence ATGACGGTTCGTAATAAAGAAGATCTGGAAGCATTACAAAGGATTGGCAGGATCACTGCCGAGACCTTGGTTAAAATGAGAGAAGCTGCTAAGCCAGGGATTAGCACCAAAGAGCTGGATCGTATCGCGCATTCTTATTTTTCTAAGTTTGGAGCGAAAAGTGCTCCTCAACTCATGTATAAATTTCCAGGTTATACTTGTATCAGTTTGAATACTGAGATTGCTCATGGAATTCCAAGTGATCGTATCTTAAAAGAAGGAGATCTTCTGAATTTGGATGTGTCCTTAGAGTTGAACGGATATTTTGCTGATACTGGTTTTACTCTTATCGTTGGAAAAGATGATAAAGGTTTAAGCAAACTTTTAGATGTTTCTTCTGAAGCATTAAAACTTGCTCTTTCTGGTGTGAAAACTGGTGAAAAACTAAATTCTATCGGAAGAACAATTGAGAATACCGCAAAGAAGAATGGATTTAAAGTGATTCGAACATTATGCGGACATGGAGTAGGAAAATCTCTCCATGAAGAACCATTCGATATTTGTAATTATTACGAACCAAGAGATAAACGAATCCTAAAATCGGGGCAGGTCATCGCTGTTGAAACTTTTGTTTCGACTGGGGCAGAAGACTTTGTAGAACAATCTGATGGATGGACTCTAAAAACTCCTGATGGTTCTTTTACTGCTCAGTTTGAACATTCAGTAGTAGTTACTGAACGTGGACCGATTATTTTAACAGCGGCATAA
- a CDS encoding glutathione S-transferase family protein, giving the protein MKVYGTSVSGNCYKIKLLLHVLKIPYEWIETDTRKGETKTQEFLLKNPVGKVPLLELDSGEFLSESNAILYFLAKDTDFFPKDLLIQSRILQWMFFEQYSHEPYIAVNRWLIHFQNKKDDPKIPNNHTKGLDALKIMNDHLAKNQFFGSEKPSIADISLFAYTHVAEEGHFPLSDFLNLSSWLRRIREIPDFIPIY; this is encoded by the coding sequence ATGAAAGTTTACGGCACTTCTGTTTCTGGGAATTGTTATAAAATTAAACTGTTATTACATGTTTTGAAAATTCCTTATGAATGGATTGAGACCGATACCAGGAAGGGAGAAACCAAAACTCAGGAGTTCCTTCTAAAGAATCCAGTAGGTAAAGTCCCTCTGTTGGAGTTGGACTCTGGAGAATTTCTTTCTGAATCTAATGCGATCTTATACTTCTTAGCAAAGGATACGGACTTCTTCCCGAAGGATCTATTGATCCAATCTAGGATTTTGCAATGGATGTTCTTCGAACAATATAGTCACGAACCTTATATTGCAGTTAATCGTTGGTTGATACATTTCCAGAACAAAAAGGATGATCCTAAAATCCCAAACAATCATACTAAAGGTTTGGATGCTCTTAAGATTATGAATGATCATCTTGCCAAAAATCAGTTCTTCGGTTCTGAAAAACCGAGTATTGCTGATATTTCTCTTTTTGCATATACACATGTGGCGGAAGAAGGGCATTTTCCTCTTTCTGATTTTCTAAATCTGAGTTCTTGGTTAAGAAGGATAAGAGAGATCCCAGATTTTATTCCTATATACTGA
- the ftsZ gene encoding cell division protein FtsZ: MLRFEEEEKSNPAIIKVLGIGGGGMNAVARMANSSLRGVEYVIMNTDEQVLKRSEIEGKIALGSKTTRGMGAGGDPELGARAAEEDREKIASVIHGADMVFVTAGMGGGTGTGAAPIVAKIAKEQKCLVVGVVTIPFSFEGKRRMELAKRGIEQLRSYVDTLILVNNESIFQVVERDTPIDQAFRVIDDILLNAVRGISDIVNNPGIINVDFADVKAIMRDTGDAVMGVGEGYGENKVSEAVNFAIDNALLDSRSIAGATSLLINVTGGTDLTISDWNEVSQIITSQVDPNANIIIGLTEDSELEKRIRITVIATGFNKRAAGIGSVPKLQSQPQRKVVGLPEMEEPRQTFKTEPERISNDPEAYRALKSKNPSGNMKEDYDIPAFLRRGEKGRG; the protein is encoded by the coding sequence ATGTTACGTTTCGAAGAAGAAGAAAAATCAAACCCTGCTATTATTAAAGTTTTAGGGATCGGCGGCGGCGGAATGAACGCAGTTGCAAGAATGGCGAATTCCAGCCTAAGAGGCGTGGAATACGTTATTATGAATACCGACGAACAGGTATTAAAACGTTCCGAGATTGAAGGTAAAATTGCATTAGGTTCCAAGACTACAAGAGGAATGGGCGCAGGAGGAGATCCTGAGTTAGGTGCAAGAGCCGCAGAAGAAGACAGGGAAAAAATCGCATCTGTGATCCATGGCGCGGACATGGTTTTTGTAACTGCTGGAATGGGAGGCGGAACCGGAACTGGTGCAGCACCTATTGTTGCTAAGATCGCAAAAGAGCAGAAATGTTTAGTAGTTGGAGTGGTCACTATTCCTTTTTCTTTCGAAGGAAAGAGAAGAATGGAACTCGCAAAAAGAGGGATAGAACAACTTCGTTCTTATGTTGATACATTAATTTTAGTTAATAATGAATCTATCTTTCAGGTAGTAGAAAGAGATACTCCGATCGACCAAGCATTCAGAGTAATAGATGATATTCTTTTGAATGCAGTGAGAGGGATCAGTGATATCGTTAATAATCCTGGTATCATCAATGTGGATTTTGCAGATGTAAAAGCGATCATGAGAGATACCGGTGACGCGGTTATGGGAGTCGGAGAAGGTTACGGAGAAAACAAAGTTTCAGAAGCTGTGAACTTCGCGATCGATAATGCTCTATTAGATTCTCGATCTATCGCTGGAGCAACTTCTCTATTGATCAATGTAACTGGTGGAACTGATCTTACTATTTCCGATTGGAATGAAGTATCTCAGATCATAACTTCTCAAGTAGATCCAAACGCAAATATTATCATTGGTCTAACTGAGGATTCAGAACTTGAAAAAAGAATTCGTATCACTGTGATCGCGACTGGTTTTAATAAAAGAGCAGCGGGAATTGGATCTGTTCCTAAATTACAATCCCAACCTCAAAGAAAGGTGGTAGGGCTTCCTGAAATGGAGGAACCTCGCCAAACTTTCAAAACAGAACCGGAAAGGATCAGCAATGACCCGGAAGCATACAGAGCGCTCAAATCTAAAAATCCTTCCGGAAACATGAAAGAAGATTATGATATTCCTGCTTTTTTGAGAAGGGGAGAAAAAGGGAGAGGTTAA
- a CDS encoding amidohydrolase family protein — protein MRIFDSHFHIIDPRFPLVPNHGFLPEPFTVSDYNKQADWLRIKGGAVVSGSFQAFDQTYLLDTLSVLGKNYVGVTQLPANTKDPEILSLHKAGVRAVRFNVRRGGSEEISKIKEMGARVYDIAGWHVELYIDAKEIDEFLEEVLLSLPKVSIDHLGLSKEGFSTVLKLVEKGVRVKATGFGRTNIDIRSALVEIAEINPDALMFGTDLPSTRSPAPFTEEDLHIVTDTFEGELLQKVLYSNALEFYGVNVKV, from the coding sequence ATGCGGATCTTCGACTCTCATTTTCATATAATAGATCCAAGATTTCCCTTGGTGCCTAATCATGGGTTTTTGCCGGAACCATTTACGGTTTCGGACTATAATAAGCAAGCAGATTGGCTTAGGATCAAGGGAGGTGCTGTTGTTTCCGGTTCTTTCCAGGCCTTTGACCAAACCTACTTGTTAGATACTCTTTCCGTATTAGGAAAAAATTATGTAGGTGTTACTCAGCTTCCTGCAAATACAAAAGATCCTGAAATTCTTTCCCTTCATAAGGCTGGAGTAAGGGCAGTCCGGTTTAATGTAAGAAGGGGAGGCTCTGAGGAAATTTCCAAGATTAAGGAAATGGGTGCCAGGGTTTATGATATAGCAGGTTGGCATGTTGAATTGTACATAGATGCCAAAGAGATAGACGAATTTTTAGAAGAAGTGTTATTATCTCTTCCTAAAGTTTCTATAGATCATTTAGGATTATCTAAAGAAGGTTTTTCTACCGTTCTAAAATTGGTAGAAAAAGGAGTAAGAGTAAAAGCGACAGGATTTGGCAGGACAAATATAGATATACGATCTGCTTTGGTAGAAATTGCGGAGATCAACCCGGATGCTTTGATGTTCGGAACAGATCTTCCTTCTACTCGTTCTCCCGCTCCTTTTACTGAAGAAGATCTGCATATAGTTACGGATACTTTCGAAGGTGAGTTATTGCAAAAAGTGTTATATTCGAATGCTCTTGAATTTTACGGCGTAAACGTAAAAGTATAA
- a CDS encoding type II toxin-antitoxin system MqsR family toxin, protein MSDIEKNFQAPHFELKQIKEAISKGEGYYRITNKAVVDASDLFDLDIDKIKEIILSLEKNEFQFGHLTEKTRGKNGLAFDVYRKKIQNADFDAYIKLSLDEQGFAVIAQIISFHEYK, encoded by the coding sequence ATGAGCGATATTGAAAAGAACTTTCAAGCGCCGCATTTTGAACTAAAACAAATTAAAGAAGCTATTTCTAAGGGAGAAGGGTATTATAGGATCACTAATAAGGCAGTAGTTGATGCATCAGATTTATTTGATTTGGATATAGATAAGATTAAGGAAATTATTCTATCACTCGAAAAGAATGAATTTCAATTTGGGCACTTAACGGAGAAGACGAGAGGAAAAAATGGATTGGCTTTCGACGTATATAGAAAAAAGATCCAGAATGCAGATTTCGACGCATATATTAAATTAAGCTTGGATGAACAGGGATTTGCAGTAATAGCACAGATTATTTCCTTTCATGAGTATAAATGA
- a CDS encoding RDD family protein, with protein MKSIFEKINTEEKHLAYASLSRRVYALILDSLILCPVWIPQIVVFYYHNKMVFELLPFYTAFHSLLYVGYKFVMHALYGRTIGKAFAGIIVTDSSKGRIGWIRSFVRIIPELSLSLATIMSSVYDSRIFMEHQTEMEGLPWAGVHRILNKLNPLDNFTFWDSILYYGISVLCIFLSQKRTALHDLLAGTRVLRFKEE; from the coding sequence ATGAAGAGTATATTCGAAAAAATTAATACTGAAGAAAAACATTTGGCATACGCTAGTTTGAGCAGAAGGGTTTATGCTCTAATTCTGGATTCTTTGATCCTATGCCCTGTTTGGATCCCTCAAATTGTGGTTTTTTATTATCATAATAAGATGGTATTTGAGCTGCTTCCCTTTTATACCGCCTTCCATTCATTACTTTATGTCGGGTATAAATTCGTAATGCATGCGTTATACGGCAGAACCATTGGAAAGGCATTTGCTGGGATTATAGTTACTGATTCTTCCAAAGGCCGCATAGGCTGGATCAGATCTTTTGTCAGGATCATACCTGAGCTTTCATTATCATTAGCAACGATCATGAGTTCAGTATACGACTCCAGGATATTTATGGAGCACCAGACCGAAATGGAAGGTTTACCTTGGGCGGGTGTTCATAGGATTTTGAATAAATTGAACCCTTTGGATAATTTCACTTTCTGGGATTCAATTTTATATTATGGGATTTCAGTGCTTTGTATCTTCCTTTCCCAAAAAAGGACCGCATTACACGATCTTTTAGCAGGGACCAGGGTGCTTCGTTTTAAAGAGGAATGA
- a CDS encoding bile acid:sodium symporter yields MLIRIVLILLSLSSMYGLGLRIEKKELGSWSKFVPILVFAFFWNFGILPLSVFFTGKLLGVSELAFAAIFLCAASPGGASGGLFVLRAKGNPALGGMLIALLNGANTILTPLIFSIYQGGSGFNFDLFLKLFLIGTFLQGLPLLLGLLSKYFFPKFFDPVAPWVEKFSTFCLVLSILLLIFQYGEYALSLGWIAWIGAAVAVGLSLLPGIFLFNSTQEVRASLSMVSGIRSLSLALLLAELHLKQSETLLTVLMYGTVMYLISAIAAEFWNGKKKIQI; encoded by the coding sequence ATGTTAATACGGATCGTACTCATTCTCCTTTCCCTTTCCTCTATGTACGGTTTGGGATTGAGAATAGAAAAAAAGGAATTGGGCTCTTGGTCCAAATTTGTGCCGATCCTAGTATTTGCGTTCTTTTGGAATTTCGGGATACTTCCTTTATCTGTATTTTTTACAGGAAAACTTTTAGGAGTATCCGAACTTGCGTTTGCTGCAATTTTTCTTTGTGCTGCTTCTCCTGGAGGAGCTTCGGGAGGATTATTTGTATTAAGAGCAAAAGGAAATCCAGCATTAGGCGGAATGTTGATCGCATTATTGAATGGTGCGAATACTATTCTCACTCCTTTGATATTTTCAATTTACCAAGGTGGTTCTGGATTTAATTTCGATCTTTTCCTAAAACTTTTTCTGATCGGAACATTTTTGCAAGGGCTACCTTTACTTCTCGGACTTCTTAGCAAATACTTCTTCCCTAAATTTTTTGATCCGGTTGCTCCTTGGGTGGAGAAATTCAGCACATTCTGTTTGGTATTGTCTATCTTACTTCTAATCTTTCAATATGGAGAATATGCACTAAGCTTAGGTTGGATTGCTTGGATAGGCGCTGCTGTAGCGGTAGGGCTTTCTCTTCTTCCTGGTATCTTTTTGTTTAATTCAACACAAGAAGTCAGAGCTTCCTTGTCTATGGTTTCCGGGATCAGAAGTTTATCTTTGGCTCTACTTCTTGCAGAACTTCATCTCAAACAAAGTGAAACATTACTTACCGTTCTTATGTATGGAACAGTAATGTATTTAATTAGCGCGATAGCTGCAGAATTTTGGAATGGAAAGAAGAAGATCCAAATATGA
- a CDS encoding metallophosphoesterase, protein MNFYLNAYSKSNFIIDVLVIITFIIFLFTFLGNKRKFTFSKEWDLSFYKRILIITLIYLILASTVPFFLDVSSFIRVRIAWTVLTIALPLFGVLHFVFSKRIIFLFVSIFLVCIKFYSEVWEPNHLDVEHIQIRSEKIISPIKIVHISDLQTDDIRKLHLEVREEANRFQPDLILFTGDVMNHVSLYPIVTSYLKEFKYNNGFFFVTGDVDHILRYTDFSSQTGSVLWDRKSKVIQIGKNKIGLMGLGLPDYRNKTLIWSLKREIPEDIYSILISHYPDSVLHQPNEKVDLVLAGHTHGGQVQVPFFGPILTLSRVPRHIAAGGLNVYENTDIIVSRGLGAEGHVAPRIRFGARPHLILLELLPANSTKETVKYGI, encoded by the coding sequence ATGAATTTTTATTTGAATGCGTATTCTAAATCTAATTTTATAATAGATGTTTTAGTTATTATTACTTTTATCATATTTCTTTTTACGTTTTTGGGAAATAAGAGAAAGTTTACTTTTTCCAAGGAATGGGATCTTTCCTTTTATAAAAGAATTCTAATTATTACTCTAATCTATCTGATCCTTGCATCCACTGTTCCCTTTTTTTTGGATGTGAGTTCTTTTATCCGAGTTAGGATTGCTTGGACAGTTTTAACAATTGCCCTTCCTCTATTTGGCGTCCTTCATTTTGTATTTTCTAAGAGAATTATTTTCTTATTTGTTTCTATCTTCTTGGTTTGTATTAAATTTTATTCTGAAGTTTGGGAACCGAATCATCTGGATGTGGAACATATCCAAATACGTTCGGAGAAAATAATTTCTCCTATCAAAATTGTACATATCTCTGATCTGCAAACAGATGATATTAGAAAACTTCACTTAGAAGTTCGAGAAGAGGCGAATCGATTTCAGCCGGATCTGATCTTATTTACAGGAGATGTGATGAATCATGTCTCCTTATATCCGATAGTAACTTCTTATTTAAAAGAATTTAAATATAATAATGGATTCTTTTTTGTTACAGGCGATGTGGATCATATTTTGCGTTATACTGATTTTTCTTCTCAGACTGGATCAGTTCTTTGGGATCGTAAATCAAAGGTAATCCAGATCGGCAAAAATAAGATTGGTTTGATGGGACTCGGTTTGCCTGATTATAGAAACAAAACTTTGATTTGGAGTTTGAAAAGAGAAATTCCTGAGGACATTTATTCTATTCTGATCAGTCATTATCCTGATTCTGTTCTTCATCAGCCGAACGAAAAAGTGGACCTTGTCTTAGCGGGTCATACGCATGGTGGACAGGTCCAGGTTCCGTTTTTTGGTCCAATCTTAACTCTTTCCAGAGTTCCTCGGCATATTGCAGCTGGGGGATTGAACGTTTACGAAAATACTGATATTATAGTAAGTCGAGGTTTAGGGGCAGAAGGTCATGTGGCACCCAGAATTCGATTCGGAGCAAGACCTCATTTGATTTTGTTGGAGCTCCTACCTGCAAATTCCACAAAAGAAACCGTTAAATACGGGATCTAA
- a CDS encoding lipoprotein LipL41 yields MRFTLVSLFCLLSVFVTCQSVTVEYPMYPPTKEGRDLKQFLNGVKTVAFALEPMNSEIWSHESNRSFVMMVPAKIYESFSQDSYFKILDLKDRADFLEEKDLSLEGIQKNRKKIGEILDADAVLYVSVKQPESQCYVEAKMDYLALGVAVLKVVAAGKDRNRQYGRAASSLVSDPIVKPTGVRKVYIPIEANLIRVDSGEMMKTILSKPSIIYNGVGDVSCPSMLPSLSTALDESISEIQRRLSPKVESEDISIFTEDENPEVEALLLEGYEEITGENPNFHRAKISWEKADQKAKGKSWAAKANLATYYFSEGDYQKAIQFYDEAIRLGGPEDDYLKELKELMAPPPLEE; encoded by the coding sequence ATGCGGTTCACGTTAGTCTCTCTATTCTGCTTACTTTCTGTTTTTGTAACCTGCCAGTCCGTAACTGTAGAATATCCTATGTATCCTCCTACAAAAGAAGGAAGAGACTTAAAACAATTCTTAAATGGAGTGAAAACAGTCGCATTCGCTCTGGAACCGATGAATTCAGAAATATGGAGCCATGAAAGTAATCGTTCTTTCGTAATGATGGTCCCAGCAAAAATTTATGAAAGTTTTTCCCAAGATTCTTATTTTAAAATTTTGGATCTTAAAGATAGAGCAGATTTTCTGGAAGAAAAAGATCTTTCTTTAGAAGGGATACAAAAGAACAGAAAGAAGATCGGAGAAATATTAGATGCAGATGCTGTGTTATACGTTTCAGTTAAACAGCCAGAGTCCCAATGTTATGTAGAAGCTAAGATGGATTATCTTGCTCTTGGGGTGGCTGTTCTTAAAGTAGTTGCCGCTGGAAAGGATAGGAATCGGCAATATGGTAGAGCGGCGTCTTCTCTCGTAAGCGATCCAATCGTGAAACCCACTGGTGTCCGAAAAGTTTATATTCCTATAGAAGCAAATTTGATCCGGGTTGATTCCGGAGAAATGATGAAGACTATTCTTAGCAAACCTTCTATCATATATAATGGAGTAGGGGACGTTAGTTGTCCTAGTATGCTTCCTTCTCTTTCTACTGCATTAGATGAATCCATTTCAGAAATACAAAGAAGGCTTTCTCCTAAAGTAGAATCAGAAGATATTTCTATATTTACGGAAGATGAAAATCCAGAAGTAGAAGCACTTCTTTTAGAAGGATATGAAGAGATCACGGGAGAAAATCCGAATTTTCATAGAGCTAAAATTTCTTGGGAAAAAGCAGATCAAAAAGCAAAAGGGAAATCTTGGGCAGCAAAAGCAAATTTAGCTACTTACTATTTTTCAGAAGGTGATTACCAAAAGGCGATCCAATTTTATGATGAGGCAATCCGTTTAGGCGGACCCGAAGATGATTATCTAAAAGAATTAAAAGAATTGATGGCGCCTCCTCCGCTAGAAGAATGA
- a CDS encoding MarR family winged helix-turn-helix transcriptional regulator has protein sequence MSKKSQNITARKSEKFPSKADLLSAGLSCVNFNLRRASRAVTQFYDRELEKAGLTSQRFSLLHTLGATDGLGLAELADLLVLDRTTLIRNLTPLEELGYVADVPSENKRARKVILTQKGLDALRVAYPIWEEAQAAVTEAMGEDDLKRLLKRLNSIVRKRNFKEFSKSED, from the coding sequence ATGTCTAAGAAGTCTCAAAATATTACGGCTCGGAAGTCTGAAAAATTTCCGAGCAAAGCGGATTTGCTTAGCGCAGGTTTAAGTTGTGTGAACTTTAATCTGCGCAGAGCTTCCAGAGCGGTCACACAATTTTATGATAGAGAATTGGAGAAGGCAGGCCTTACTTCCCAAAGATTCAGTTTATTGCATACTCTTGGTGCTACTGATGGTCTTGGTCTTGCTGAATTAGCAGACCTTCTCGTTTTGGATAGAACTACTTTAATACGTAACTTGACTCCTTTGGAGGAGTTGGGTTACGTTGCGGATGTTCCTTCCGAAAATAAAAGAGCTCGAAAAGTTATTTTAACTCAAAAAGGTTTAGATGCTTTAAGGGTTGCATATCCTATCTGGGAAGAGGCTCAGGCTGCCGTCACAGAAGCTATGGGAGAAGATGATCTAAAAAGATTATTGAAAAGATTGAATTCGATCGTTCGTAAAAGGAATTTTAAAGAATTTTCCAAATCAGAAGATTGA
- the bla gene encoding subclass B1 metallo-beta-lactamase: protein MKYISFLLILFSVSIYGEDPKIQVSEIGKNVYVHTSYKLLKDAYFPSNGLIIETEEGIVLVDTAWGEEQTSQLLDWISINLKKPVIAVIITHFHEDRAGGIEVLKKLDIPTYSGKRTISILKEEGKHLPEKLLKDRDLLIFGKTKIETFFPGAGHSKDNLVVWLPGSEILFGGCLVKSVEANEIGNTKDADLKEWPKTIHKLKKTFPKISILVPGHQSWGGKESLKRTLELLKSSK from the coding sequence ATGAAATATATTAGTTTTTTATTAATTCTATTTTCTGTTTCTATTTATGGGGAAGATCCCAAAATCCAAGTTTCAGAAATCGGAAAAAATGTCTATGTTCATACTTCTTATAAACTCCTAAAAGATGCTTATTTTCCTTCTAACGGGCTTATTATAGAAACGGAAGAAGGTATCGTTCTTGTAGATACTGCTTGGGGAGAAGAGCAAACTTCTCAACTTTTGGACTGGATCTCTATAAATTTGAAAAAGCCTGTCATTGCTGTTATTATTACTCATTTTCATGAAGATAGAGCGGGCGGTATAGAGGTATTAAAGAAACTAGATATTCCAACTTACTCTGGTAAAAGAACAATTTCTATCTTGAAAGAGGAAGGTAAGCATCTTCCTGAAAAATTATTAAAAGATAGGGATCTTTTAATATTTGGTAAAACTAAGATCGAAACTTTCTTTCCTGGTGCAGGTCATTCTAAAGACAATTTGGTTGTTTGGCTTCCGGGATCTGAAATATTATTTGGTGGTTGTCTAGTCAAAAGTGTAGAAGCAAATGAGATAGGTAATACTAAAGATGCAGATCTTAAAGAATGGCCTAAAACAATTCACAAATTAAAGAAGACATTTCCAAAAATTTCTATCTTGGTTCCGGGTCATCAATCCTGGGGAGGAAAAGAAAGTTTAAAACGTACCTTGGAGCTGCTGAAATCTTCTAAATAG
- a CDS encoding SDR family NAD(P)-dependent oxidoreductase: protein MKANNTLKTVLITGGSSGIGKELSILLYKQGYNVLVVSVSKEEFKLLHKECKEINSLGKLETLEADLTQTESIPKILRWISKLKLDIDVLVNNAGFGLWGKSWELSPEKVNSMLLLNINAVTRLSNEISKRMIERKSGFILNVASTASLQPLSYMAAYAASKAYVVSFSEALTAELAPYGVKLGILYPGTTKTNFLSVAGIHKENKKGGLGNLAYSIAMDPKDVAKVAFNAIQNKTKKSVPGFMNKAHYYSTKIFPSSIVKRIADQIFKKE, encoded by the coding sequence ATGAAAGCGAATAATACTTTAAAAACAGTTTTGATCACCGGAGGATCTTCCGGAATAGGCAAAGAACTTTCTATCTTATTATATAAACAAGGTTATAACGTACTAGTAGTCAGTGTTTCCAAAGAAGAATTCAAACTTCTTCATAAAGAATGTAAAGAGATCAACTCTTTAGGAAAATTAGAAACCTTAGAAGCAGATCTAACTCAAACAGAAAGTATCCCTAAAATTTTAAGATGGATCTCTAAACTTAAATTAGATATAGATGTCTTAGTTAATAATGCAGGGTTCGGGCTTTGGGGAAAATCGTGGGAACTTTCGCCAGAAAAAGTGAACTCTATGCTTTTACTCAATATAAACGCTGTCACCAGACTTTCTAATGAAATTTCAAAAAGAATGATAGAGCGTAAGAGCGGCTTTATATTGAATGTTGCATCCACTGCTTCTTTGCAGCCTCTATCTTATATGGCGGCTTATGCAGCGAGTAAAGCTTATGTGGTTAGTTTTTCAGAAGCATTAACTGCAGAACTTGCTCCATATGGAGTTAAACTTGGGATCTTATATCCGGGAACTACTAAAACAAATTTCCTTTCAGTCGCAGGAATTCATAAAGAAAACAAAAAAGGTGGTTTAGGAAATCTAGCCTATTCTATCGCAATGGATCCAAAAGATGTAGCGAAGGTTGCCTTCAATGCTATCCAAAACAAGACCAAAAAATCCGTCCCTGGATTTATGAATAAGGCACATTATTACTCTACGAAAATATTTCCTTCTTCAATCGTGAAAAGGATAGCAGATCAGATCTTTAAAAAAGAATAA